Proteins from one Gloeocapsa sp. PCC 73106 genomic window:
- a CDS encoding glycosyltransferase family 39 protein: MSTQVNSHYSWLNINKNYPYLMITILLCAIIIRLIGLNKGLWIDEFFSLSWLVKTDNFFDLIIDLRNYNKPPFYFLLLYLWAKIDNSQEFLRLFSVIFDLGLIVVVMIWLKRYSPLASILAGLYFMSNPVLLRFSQEIRPYSLLFFATALTFYFTSQVTANPTRKSGYIGLTLSLTLAVSVHLVAIMLVASVAIFIFFMTMREKQRIALFKTSLALIIPCIIFLLFKYFYLTGLPEQKTNDWWMPSPSWSLISATWQYLFGFSSLYFSSYLDHVIAFIFSSILIISLIFGKWKQNISFLVAAVLFWLQIIIYSLVETPIFFYRIILPGLVPFIAFIVLQLDTIDRKTIKNISITLSMILFIIFTSKWIFFQAYRPVEYYKEVAQLIESQWKQDDLVLVYPGYISGTVKYHFEHNLKDKDQVILNLNNSQNSRLQINEINKENVETIFLVFRVDLSVKESDFVKILTLIKSEIKKSLNIKTFLIISHDLYFSKNSHNPDIFLKALELELGKPVFLENKKAYVLSDYQLNQS; this comes from the coding sequence AAGTTGGTTGGTGAAAACAGATAATTTTTTTGATTTGATTATAGATTTGAGAAATTATAATAAACCTCCTTTTTATTTTTTACTACTTTATTTATGGGCAAAAATAGATAATAGTCAGGAATTTCTCCGTTTATTTTCAGTTATTTTTGATTTAGGCTTGATCGTTGTAGTTATGATTTGGCTAAAGCGTTATTCTCCTTTAGCTAGCATTTTGGCAGGATTGTATTTTATGTCTAATCCTGTTTTATTAAGATTTTCCCAAGAAATTAGACCTTATTCTTTACTATTTTTTGCTACCGCATTGACGTTTTATTTTACATCTCAAGTCACAGCTAACCCAACACGCAAATCTGGCTATATAGGTCTGACGCTAAGCTTGACATTAGCTGTCTCTGTTCATTTAGTAGCTATTATGTTAGTAGCCAGTGTTGCAATCTTTATATTTTTTATGACCATGAGAGAAAAACAAAGAATTGCGTTATTTAAAACATCACTGGCGCTAATCATACCTTGTATAATATTTTTGTTATTTAAATATTTCTATTTAACTGGACTCCCGGAACAAAAAACAAACGATTGGTGGATGCCTTCTCCATCCTGGTCTTTAATTTCAGCGACATGGCAATATTTGTTTGGTTTTTCCTCTCTATACTTTTCGTCTTATTTAGATCATGTGATTGCTTTTATTTTTTCTAGCATATTAATAATTTCTCTAATTTTTGGTAAGTGGAAACAGAATATTTCTTTTTTAGTGGCTGCAGTCCTTTTTTGGTTGCAGATTATTATCTATTCTTTGGTTGAAACACCAATTTTCTTTTATAGAATAATTTTACCAGGATTAGTTCCCTTTATTGCCTTTATCGTTTTACAATTAGACACAATAGACAGAAAAACTATTAAAAATATATCGATTACGTTGTCAATGATATTATTCATTATCTTTACATCTAAATGGATATTTTTTCAAGCTTATAGACCCGTAGAGTACTATAAAGAAGTAGCACAATTAATAGAATCACAATGGAAACAAGATGACTTAGTTTTAGTTTATCCCGGATATATTTCAGGTACAGTCAAATATCATTTTGAACATAATCTTAAAGACAAAGACCAAGTTATTTTAAATTTGAATAATTCTCAAAACAGTAGATTGCAAATTAATGAGATAAATAAAGAAAATGTGGAAACTATATTCCTAGTTTTTAGAGTTGATTTATCAGTGAAAGAATCAGATTTTGTTAAAATTTTAACATTGATAAAATCTGAGATTAAAAAATCTTTAAATATTAAAACTTTTTTAATAATTAGTCATGATCTGTACTTTAGCAAAAACTCTCACAATCCTGATATTTTTTTAAAAGCTTTAGAGTTAGAATTAGGAAAACCAGTATTCTTGGAAAATAAAAAAGCATATGTATTATCTGATTATCAATTAAATCAATCTTAG